One Oharaeibacter diazotrophicus DNA segment encodes these proteins:
- the rpsL gene encoding 30S ribosomal protein S12: protein MPTINQLIRNPRTAPVYREKARHLEACPQKRGVCTRVYTTTPKKPNSALRKVAKVRLTNGFEVIGYIPGEGHNLQEHSVVMIRGGRVKDLPGVRYHILRGVLDTQGVKNRKQRRSKYGAKRPK from the coding sequence ATGCCGACGATCAACCAGCTGATCCGCAACCCGCGCACCGCGCCGGTGTACCGCGAGAAGGCCCGCCATCTCGAGGCGTGCCCGCAGAAGCGCGGCGTCTGCACCCGCGTCTACACGACGACCCCGAAGAAGCCGAACTCGGCTCTCCGCAAGGTCGCCAAGGTGCGTCTCACCAACGGGTTCGAGGTGATCGGCTACATCCCGGGCGAGGGTCACAACCTGCAGGAACACTCGGTCGTCATGATCCGCGGCGGTCGCGTCAAGGACCTTCCGGGCGTGCGCTACCACATCCTGCGCGGCGTGCTCGACACCCAGGGCGTCAAGAACCGCAAGCAGCGTCGCTCCAAGTACGGCGCGAAGCGTCCGAAGTGA
- the rpsG gene encoding 30S ribosomal protein S7: MSRRHSAEKREINPDPKFGDLVVSKFMNSIMKDGKKSVAEAIVYGALDQVEGRTRQNPLQVFHQALHNVMPQIEVRSRRVGGATYQVPVEVRTERRQALAIRWLISAARGRNEKTMVDRLSGELMDASNNRGTAVKKREDTHRMAEANRAFSHYRW, from the coding sequence ATGTCCCGTCGTCACAGTGCCGAGAAGCGCGAGATCAATCCCGATCCGAAGTTCGGCGATCTCGTCGTTTCCAAGTTCATGAACTCGATCATGAAGGACGGCAAGAAGTCGGTCGCCGAGGCGATCGTCTACGGCGCCCTCGATCAGGTCGAGGGCCGCACCCGGCAGAACCCGCTGCAGGTCTTCCATCAGGCCCTGCACAACGTGATGCCGCAGATCGAGGTCCGTTCGCGGCGCGTCGGCGGTGCCACCTACCAGGTTCCGGTCGAGGTTCGCACCGAGCGTCGTCAGGCGCTCGCGATCCGCTGGCTGATCTCGGCCGCGCGCGGCCGCAACGAGAAGACCATGGTCGACCGCCTGTCGGGCGAGCTCATGGACGCCTCCAACAACCGCGGCACCGCCGTGAAGAAGCGCGAGGACACCCACCGGATGGCGGAAGCCAACCGCGCGTTCTCGCACTACCGCTGGTAA
- the fusA gene encoding elongation factor G: MPRTHKIEDYRNFGIMAHIDAGKTTTTERILYYSGKSHKIGEVHDGAATMDYMEQEQERGITITSAATTTFWNGKRLNIIDTPGHVDFTIEVERSLRVLDGAVCVLDSNQGVEPQTETVWRQGDKYRVPRIVFCNKMDKTGANFDNCIQDIKVRLGARPVPIQLPIGAENNFKGIIDLVRMKAVIWEDESLGAKFHDEEIPADLIDKATAARGELIEAAVELDDTAMEAYLEGTEPDEATLKRLIRKAVQISAWFPVLAGSAFKNKGVQTLLDAVVDYLPSPVDVPPTKGIDVKTGEEIVRHSTDAEPLSMLAFKIIEDPFGVLTFARIYSGTLQKGVSLLNSTKDKRERIGRMVLMHANSREDIEEAYAGDIVAFVGLKDSRTGDTLCDPQKPVILEKMEFPDPVIEMAVEAATKSEQEKLTVALFKLASEDPSFRVSTDSESGQTIIKGMGELHLDIKIDILRRAPHNIKVNVGAPQVAYRETIRKSTEIDYTHKKQTGGTGQFARVKFVVEPNEVGAGFTFENKIVGGVVPKEFIPGVEKGLNSVLGAGPIAGFPVVDIKVTLIDGAYHEVDSSAIAFEIASRAALREAFEKAAPALLEPIMKVECVSPEEYVGSVIGDLNSRRGQIQGQDMRGNANVITAFVPLANMFGYVNQLRSMSQGRASYTMQFDHYEQVPAAVAQEVQAKYA; encoded by the coding sequence ATGCCTCGCACGCATAAAATCGAGGACTACCGCAACTTCGGCATCATGGCCCACATCGACGCGGGCAAGACGACGACGACCGAGCGGATCCTCTACTACTCCGGCAAGTCCCACAAGATCGGCGAAGTCCACGACGGCGCTGCGACCATGGATTACATGGAGCAGGAGCAGGAGCGCGGCATCACGATCACCTCCGCCGCCACGACGACGTTCTGGAACGGCAAGCGCCTGAACATCATCGACACCCCCGGCCACGTCGACTTCACCATCGAAGTCGAGCGTTCGCTGCGCGTGCTCGACGGTGCGGTGTGCGTGCTCGACTCCAACCAGGGTGTCGAGCCCCAGACCGAGACCGTCTGGCGCCAGGGCGACAAGTACCGCGTGCCCCGTATCGTCTTCTGCAACAAGATGGACAAGACGGGCGCGAACTTCGACAACTGCATCCAGGACATCAAGGTGCGCCTCGGCGCGCGCCCCGTCCCGATCCAGCTGCCGATCGGTGCCGAGAACAACTTCAAGGGGATCATCGATCTCGTTCGCATGAAGGCGGTGATCTGGGAGGACGAGTCCCTCGGCGCCAAGTTCCACGACGAGGAGATCCCGGCCGACCTCATCGACAAGGCGACCGCCGCCCGCGGCGAGCTGATCGAGGCCGCGGTCGAGCTCGACGACACCGCGATGGAAGCCTACCTCGAGGGCACCGAGCCCGACGAGGCGACGCTGAAGCGTCTGATCCGCAAGGCGGTCCAGATCTCGGCGTGGTTCCCGGTGCTCGCCGGTTCGGCCTTCAAGAACAAGGGCGTGCAGACGCTCCTCGACGCGGTGGTCGACTATCTGCCGTCGCCGGTCGACGTGCCGCCGACCAAGGGCATCGACGTCAAGACGGGCGAGGAGATCGTCCGGCACTCGACCGACGCCGAGCCGCTGTCGATGCTCGCGTTCAAGATCATCGAGGACCCGTTCGGCGTCCTGACCTTCGCGCGCATCTACTCGGGCACCCTGCAGAAGGGCGTCTCGCTGCTGAACTCCACCAAGGACAAGCGCGAGCGCATCGGCCGCATGGTCCTGATGCACGCCAACTCCCGCGAGGACATCGAAGAGGCCTACGCCGGCGACATCGTCGCCTTCGTCGGTCTGAAGGACTCGCGCACCGGTGACACCCTTTGCGACCCGCAGAAGCCGGTGATCCTGGAGAAGATGGAGTTCCCCGATCCCGTCATCGAGATGGCCGTCGAGGCCGCCACGAAGTCGGAGCAGGAGAAGCTGACCGTCGCCCTGTTCAAGCTGGCCTCGGAGGATCCGTCCTTCCGCGTCAGCACGGACAGCGAGTCCGGCCAGACCATCATCAAGGGCATGGGCGAGCTGCACCTCGACATCAAGATCGACATCCTGCGTCGCGCCCCGCACAACATCAAGGTGAACGTCGGCGCCCCGCAGGTCGCGTACCGCGAGACGATCCGCAAGTCGACCGAGATCGACTACACCCACAAGAAGCAGACCGGCGGCACCGGTCAGTTCGCCCGCGTCAAGTTCGTGGTCGAGCCGAACGAGGTCGGCGCCGGCTTCACGTTCGAGAACAAGATCGTCGGCGGCGTGGTGCCGAAGGAGTTCATCCCGGGCGTCGAGAAGGGCCTCAACTCGGTCCTCGGCGCCGGCCCGATCGCCGGCTTCCCGGTGGTCGACATCAAGGTGACGCTGATCGACGGCGCCTACCACGAGGTCGACTCCTCGGCGATCGCCTTCGAGATCGCGTCCCGTGCCGCGCTCCGCGAAGCCTTCGAGAAGGCTGCGCCGGCGCTGCTCGAGCCGATCATGAAGGTCGAGTGCGTGAGCCCCGAGGAATACGTCGGTTCGGTGATCGGCGACCTCAACTCCCGCCGCGGCCAGATCCAGGGTCAGGACATGCGCGGCAACGCGAATGTCATCACGGCCTTCGTGCCGCTGGCCAACATGTTCGGCTACGTGAACCAGCTCCGCTCGATGAGCCAGGGTCGCGCCAGCTACACCATGCAGTTCGACCACTACGAGCAGGTCCCGGCCGCCGTGGCCCAGGAGGTTCAGGCGAAGTACGCCTGA
- the tuf gene encoding elongation factor Tu yields the protein MAKEKFSRTKPHCNIGTIGHVDHGKTSLTAAITKVLAETGGATFKAYDQIDAAPEEKARGITINTAHVEYETQNRHYAHVDCPGHADYVKNMITGAAQMDGAILVCSAADGPMPQTREHILLARQVGVPALVVFLNKVDMVDDPELLELVELEVRELLSSYDFPGDDIPVIKGSALCALEGTNPALGHDAVLQLMQAVDAYIPQPERPIDQPFLMPIEDVFSISGRGTVVTGRVERGIVKVGEEVEIVGIRPTVKTTITGVEMFRKLLDQGQAGDNIGALLRGTKREDVERGQVLCKPGSVTPHTVFKAEAYILTKEEGGRHTPFFTNYRPQFYFRTTDVTGICTLPEGTEMVMPGDNVSMTVKLIVPIAMEEKLRFAIREGGRTVGAGVVASIIE from the coding sequence ATGGCCAAGGAAAAGTTCAGCCGCACGAAGCCGCACTGCAACATCGGCACGATCGGCCACGTCGACCACGGCAAGACGTCGCTGACGGCGGCGATCACGAAGGTGCTGGCGGAGACGGGCGGTGCGACGTTCAAGGCGTACGACCAGATCGACGCTGCGCCGGAAGAGAAGGCGCGCGGCATCACGATCAACACGGCGCACGTCGAGTACGAGACGCAGAACCGTCACTACGCGCACGTGGACTGCCCGGGCCACGCCGACTACGTGAAGAACATGATCACCGGCGCGGCCCAGATGGACGGCGCGATCCTGGTGTGCTCGGCGGCCGACGGCCCGATGCCGCAGACCCGCGAGCACATCCTGCTGGCCCGTCAGGTCGGCGTGCCGGCGCTGGTGGTGTTCCTGAACAAGGTCGACATGGTCGACGATCCGGAGCTCTTGGAGCTCGTCGAGCTCGAGGTCCGCGAGCTGCTGTCGTCCTACGACTTCCCCGGCGACGACATCCCGGTGATCAAGGGCTCGGCGCTGTGCGCGCTCGAGGGCACCAACCCGGCGCTCGGCCACGACGCGGTGCTGCAGCTGATGCAGGCGGTCGACGCCTACATCCCGCAGCCGGAGCGTCCGATCGACCAGCCGTTCCTGATGCCGATCGAGGACGTGTTCTCGATCTCGGGCCGCGGCACGGTGGTGACCGGCCGCGTCGAGCGCGGCATCGTCAAGGTGGGTGAGGAAGTCGAGATCGTCGGCATCCGTCCGACGGTGAAGACGACCATCACCGGCGTCGAGATGTTCCGCAAGCTGCTCGACCAGGGTCAGGCGGGCGACAACATCGGCGCGCTGCTGCGCGGCACCAAGCGCGAGGACGTCGAGCGCGGCCAGGTGCTGTGCAAGCCGGGCTCGGTGACGCCGCACACGGTGTTCAAGGCCGAGGCCTACATCCTGACCAAGGAAGAGGGCGGCCGCCACACGCCGTTCTTCACCAACTATCGTCCGCAGTTCTACTTCCGCACCACGGACGTGACCGGCATCTGCACGCTGCCGGAAGGCACCGAGATGGTGATGCCCGGCGACAACGTGTCGATGACCGTCAAGCTGATCGTCCCCATCGCGATGGAAGAGAAGCTCCGCTTCGCCATCCGCGAAGGCGGCCGCACCGTCGGCGCCGGCGTCGTCGCTTCGATCATCGAATAA
- the rpsJ gene encoding 30S ribosomal protein S10: MNGQNIRIRLKAFDHRILDASTREIVNTAKRTGAQVRGPVPLPTRIEKFTVNRSPHIDKKSREQFEMRTHKRLLDIIDPTPQTVDALMKLDLAAGVDVEIKL, encoded by the coding sequence ATGAACGGCCAGAATATCCGCATCCGTCTCAAAGCGTTCGACCACCGCATCCTCGATGCGTCGACGCGCGAGATCGTCAACACGGCCAAGCGCACCGGCGCCCAGGTCCGTGGCCCGGTACCGCTTCCGACCCGTATCGAGAAGTTCACCGTCAACCGCTCGCCGCACATCGACAAGAAGAGCCGCGAGCAGTTCGAGATGCGCACCCACAAGCGCCTCCTCGACATCATCGATCCGACCCCGCAGACCGTGGACGCGCTGATGAAGCTCGACCTCGCGGCCGGCGTGGACGTCGAGATCAAGCTCTGA
- the rplC gene encoding 50S ribosomal protein L3, protein MRSGVIAQKVGMTRVYNDAGEHVPVTVLKLENCQVVAQRTEEKNGYTALQLGAGSIRVKNVTKPMRGHFAAAQVEPKRELAEFRVSPENLIEVGAEITADHFLEGQYVDVTGTSIGKGFAGVMKRWNFSGGRATHGNSLSHRVHGSTGQRQDPGKVFKNKKMAGHLGDERVTTQNLKIVRTDVERGLILVEGAVPGAKGGWILVRDAVKKKLPEGVPTPGKFRKPAETTAPAAEATAAEAGE, encoded by the coding sequence ATGCGCTCAGGTGTCATCGCACAGAAGGTGGGCATGACCCGCGTCTACAACGACGCGGGCGAGCACGTCCCCGTGACGGTTCTCAAGCTCGAGAACTGCCAGGTCGTCGCCCAACGCACCGAAGAAAAGAACGGCTACACCGCGCTGCAGCTCGGTGCCGGTTCGATCCGCGTCAAGAACGTGACCAAGCCGATGCGCGGTCACTTCGCGGCCGCCCAGGTCGAGCCGAAGCGCGAACTCGCGGAATTCCGCGTGTCGCCGGAGAACCTCATCGAGGTGGGAGCGGAGATCACCGCCGACCACTTCCTCGAGGGCCAGTACGTCGACGTCACCGGCACGAGCATCGGCAAGGGCTTCGCCGGCGTCATGAAGCGCTGGAACTTCAGCGGCGGCCGCGCGACCCACGGCAACTCGCTGTCGCACCGCGTCCACGGTTCGACCGGTCAGCGCCAGGATCCCGGCAAGGTCTTCAAGAACAAGAAGATGGCCGGTCACCTGGGCGACGAGCGCGTGACCACCCAGAACCTCAAGATCGTCCGCACCGACGTCGAGCGCGGTCTGATCCTGGTCGAGGGTGCGGTTCCGGGCGCCAAGGGCGGCTGGATCCTGGTCCGCGACGCGGTCAAGAAGAAGCTCCCCGAGGGCGTTCCGACCCCGGGCAAGTTCCGCAAGCCCGCCGAAACGACCGCCCCGGCGGCCGAGGCCACTGCGGCGGAGGCAGGTGAGTGA
- the rplD gene encoding 50S ribosomal protein L4 yields the protein MELEVKTLDGAPAGTVALADEIFGLEPRADILQRVVRWQLAKRQAGTHKTLTRTEISKTGKKMYRQKGTGGARHGNKAAPQFRGGGKAFGPVVRSHAHDLPKKVRALGLKLALSSKAQTSSLVILDQAVSEPKTKVLAGKLAALGLSNVLIVDGAEPQAEFRLAARALRDVDVLPIQGINVYDILRRDTLVLTKAAVSALEERFK from the coding sequence ATGGAACTCGAAGTCAAGACCCTCGACGGCGCCCCCGCCGGCACGGTCGCGCTCGCCGACGAGATCTTCGGTCTCGAGCCGCGCGCCGACATCCTGCAGCGCGTCGTGCGCTGGCAGCTCGCCAAGCGTCAGGCCGGTACCCACAAGACGCTGACCCGTACGGAGATCAGCAAGACCGGCAAGAAGATGTACCGCCAGAAGGGCACCGGTGGCGCCCGTCACGGCAACAAGGCGGCTCCGCAGTTCCGCGGCGGCGGCAAGGCCTTCGGCCCGGTGGTGCGCTCCCACGCCCACGACCTGCCGAAGAAGGTGCGCGCGCTCGGCCTGAAGCTCGCCCTGTCGTCCAAGGCGCAGACCTCGAGCCTGGTCATCCTCGACCAGGCCGTGTCCGAGCCGAAGACCAAGGTGCTGGCGGGCAAGCTGGCCGCCCTCGGCCTCAGCAACGTGCTGATCGTCGACGGCGCCGAGCCGCAGGCGGAGTTCCGCCTCGCCGCCCGCGCGCTGCGTGACGTCGACGTGCTGCCGATCCAGGGCATCAACGTCTACGACATCCTGCGGCGCGACACGCTGGTGCTCACCAAGGCCGCCGTCTCTGCGCTCGAGGAGCGGTTCAAATGA
- a CDS encoding 50S ribosomal protein L23, with amino-acid sequence MSNLKHYDVIRTPVITEKATILAESNKVVFNVAKTATKPEIKAAVEALFSVKVKSVNTLVRKGKVKRFKGTLGSQSDVKKAIVTLEEGQAIDITTGL; translated from the coding sequence ATGAGCAACCTGAAGCACTACGACGTCATCCGCACGCCGGTCATCACCGAGAAGGCGACGATCCTGGCGGAGAGCAACAAGGTGGTCTTCAACGTCGCCAAGACCGCCACCAAGCCCGAGATCAAGGCCGCCGTCGAGGCGCTGTTCTCGGTCAAGGTGAAGAGCGTCAACACGCTCGTGCGCAAGGGCAAGGTGAAGCGCTTCAAGGGGACCCTCGGTTCCCAGTCCGACGTGAAGAAGGCGATCGTGACCCTCGAAGAGGGCCAAGCCATCGACATCACGACGGGCCTCTGA
- the rplB gene encoding 50S ribosomal protein L2 gives MALKTFNPTTPGQRQLVLVDRSELHKGAPVKTLTVGLNKTGGRNNHGRVTAFQRGGGHKRSYRIIDFKRRKLDVPGKVERLEYDPNRTGFIALIKYEDGELAYILAPQRLAVGDTVVASAQADVKPGNAMPLSAIPVGTLVHNVELKIGKGGQIARSAGSYAQLVGRDQGYAILRLNSGEQRKVLGGCFATIGAVSNPDHANVSIGKAGRNRWLGKRPTVRGVAMNPIDHPHGGGEGRTSGGRHPVTPWGKPTKGKKTRSNKSTDKFIVRSRHARKKTQ, from the coding sequence ATGGCACTGAAGACTTTCAATCCGACGACCCCGGGCCAGCGTCAGCTGGTCCTGGTCGATCGCTCCGAGCTCCACAAGGGCGCGCCGGTCAAGACGCTGACCGTCGGTCTCAACAAGACCGGCGGCCGCAACAACCACGGCCGCGTGACCGCGTTCCAGCGCGGCGGCGGGCACAAGCGCTCGTATCGCATCATCGACTTCAAGCGTCGCAAGCTCGACGTGCCGGGGAAGGTGGAGCGGCTCGAGTACGACCCGAACCGTACGGGCTTCATCGCCCTGATCAAGTACGAGGACGGCGAGCTCGCCTACATCCTGGCGCCGCAGCGCCTGGCGGTCGGCGACACGGTGGTCGCGTCGGCCCAGGCCGACGTCAAGCCGGGCAACGCCATGCCGCTGTCGGCCATTCCGGTCGGCACGCTGGTCCACAACGTCGAGCTGAAGATCGGCAAGGGCGGTCAGATCGCCCGCTCCGCCGGTTCCTACGCCCAGCTCGTCGGCCGTGACCAGGGCTACGCGATCCTGCGCCTCAACTCCGGTGAGCAGCGCAAGGTGCTCGGCGGCTGCTTCGCGACGATCGGCGCGGTGTCCAACCCGGACCACGCCAACGTCTCGATCGGCAAGGCCGGCCGCAACCGCTGGCTCGGCAAGCGTCCGACCGTCCGCGGCGTCGCGATGAACCCGATCGACCATCCGCACGGCGGTGGCGAGGGTCGCACGTCGGGCGGCCGTCACCCGGTCACCCCGTGGGGCAAGCCGACCAAGGGCAAGAAGACGCGCTCGAACAAGTCGACCGACAAGTTCATCGTGCGCAGCCGTCACGCGCGCAAGAAGACGCAGTAA
- the rpsS gene encoding 30S ribosomal protein S19 — MSRSVWKGPFVDGYLLKKADASRSSGRSEVIKIWSRRSTILPQFVGLTFGVYNGQKHIPVSVNEDMVGHKFGEFAPTRTYYGHGADKKAKRK; from the coding sequence GTGTCTCGTTCGGTATGGAAAGGTCCGTTCGTCGACGGCTACCTCCTCAAGAAGGCGGATGCGTCGCGCTCGAGCGGCCGTAGCGAAGTCATCAAGATCTGGAGCCGCCGCTCCACGATCCTGCCGCAGTTCGTCGGGCTGACGTTCGGCGTCTACAACGGCCAGAAGCACATCCCCGTCTCGGTCAACGAGGACATGGTGGGTCACAAGTTCGGCGAGTTCGCGCCGACCCGGACCTACTACGGCCACGGCGCCGACAAGAAGGCGAAGAGGAAGTAA
- the rplV gene encoding 50S ribosomal protein L22 — MGKPKRERSLADNEARAVTRSLRVSPQKLNLVAALIRGKKVDVALADLAFSKKRIAVDVKKTLESAIANAENNHDLDVDSLVVKEAYVGKALVMKRFSPRARGRVGAIQKPFSNLTIVVREVEETA; from the coding sequence ATGGGCAAGCCGAAGCGCGAACGCTCGCTCGCCGACAACGAGGCGAGGGCGGTGACCCGGTCGCTCCGGGTGAGCCCGCAGAAGCTCAACCTGGTCGCGGCGCTGATCCGCGGCAAGAAGGTGGACGTGGCGCTCGCCGATCTCGCCTTCTCGAAGAAGCGCATCGCCGTCGACGTCAAGAAGACGCTCGAGTCCGCGATCGCCAACGCCGAGAACAACCACGACCTCGACGTCGACTCGCTCGTCGTCAAGGAGGCCTACGTGGGCAAGGCGCTCGTCATGAAGCGCTTCTCCCCGCGGGCCCGCGGCCGCGTCGGCGCCATCCAGAAGCCGTTCTCGAACCTCACGATCGTGGTTCGCGAAGTCGAGGAGACCGCCTGA
- the rpsC gene encoding 30S ribosomal protein S3 — MGHKVNPIGLRLGINRTWDSRWFAGKNEYGKLLHEDLAIRKFLLEELKAAAVSKVVIERPHKKCRVTIHSARPGVVIGKKGADIEKLRKKIGTMTDSEVHLNIVEVRKPETDSNLIAASIAQQLERRVAFRRAMKRAVQSAMRLGAEGIRINAGGRLGGAEIARLEWYREGRVPLHTLRADIDYGIATAHTAYGTNGLKVWVFKGEILEHDPMASERRALEGGNDGPSGGERRRERDDRRGDRDREGRGRRRDRDGDGAR; from the coding sequence ATGGGTCACAAAGTCAATCCGATCGGTCTCCGTCTCGGCATCAACCGTACCTGGGATTCGCGCTGGTTCGCCGGCAAGAACGAGTACGGCAAGCTGCTGCACGAGGACCTGGCGATCCGCAAGTTCCTCCTCGAGGAGCTGAAGGCCGCCGCGGTCTCCAAGGTCGTGATCGAGCGTCCGCACAAGAAGTGCCGCGTCACCATCCACTCGGCCCGTCCGGGCGTGGTGATCGGCAAGAAGGGTGCGGACATCGAGAAGCTGCGCAAGAAGATCGGCACGATGACCGACTCGGAAGTGCACCTCAACATCGTCGAGGTTCGCAAGCCCGAGACCGATTCGAACCTGATCGCCGCCTCGATCGCCCAGCAGCTGGAGCGCCGCGTCGCCTTCCGTCGCGCCATGAAGCGCGCCGTGCAGTCGGCCATGCGCCTCGGCGCCGAGGGCATCCGCATCAACGCCGGCGGCCGTCTCGGCGGCGCCGAGATCGCCCGTCTGGAGTGGTACCGCGAGGGCCGCGTGCCCCTGCACACCCTCCGTGCGGACATCGACTACGGCATCGCCACCGCGCACACCGCCTACGGCACCAACGGCCTCAAGGTCTGGGTGTTCAAGGGCGAGATCCTCGAGCACGACCCGATGGCCTCCGAGCGCCGTGCGCTCGAGGGCGGCAACGACGGTCCGTCGGGCGGCGAGCGTCGCCGCGAGCGCGACGACCGCCGTGGCGATCGTGACCGCGAGGGCCGCGGCCGTCGTCGCGACCGCGACGGCGACGGCGCCCGCTGA
- the rplP gene encoding 50S ribosomal protein L16 has translation MLQPKRTKFRKAFKGRIHGVAKGGFDLNFGAFGLKAMEPERVTARQIEAARRAITRQMKRQGRVWIRVFPDVPVSKKPTEVRMGKGKGSPEYWACRVKPGRIMFELDGVPEDVAREALRLGAAKLPIKTRFVQRIAE, from the coding sequence ATGCTTCAGCCGAAGCGAACCAAATTCCGCAAGGCCTTCAAGGGCCGCATCCACGGCGTCGCCAAGGGTGGCTTCGACCTGAACTTCGGCGCCTTCGGTCTGAAGGCGATGGAGCCCGAGCGCGTCACCGCGCGGCAGATCGAGGCGGCCCGCCGCGCGATCACCCGCCAGATGAAGCGTCAGGGTCGGGTCTGGATCCGCGTCTTCCCGGACGTGCCGGTCTCCAAGAAGCCGACCGAAGTGCGCATGGGCAAGGGCAAGGGCTCCCCGGAATACTGGGCGTGCCGTGTCAAGCCCGGTCGCATCATGTTCGAGCTTGACGGCGTGCCCGAAGATGTTGCACGTGAGGCCCTTCGTTTGGGCGCCGCGAAGCTCCCGATCAAGACGCGCTTCGTGCAGCGCATCGCCGAGTGA
- the rpmC gene encoding 50S ribosomal protein L29 encodes MKATDVRAMTPDQLDDELAKLKKEQFNLRFQKATGQLENTSRVRAVRRDIARIQTAMRAKRTAATA; translated from the coding sequence ATGAAGGCGACCGATGTCAGGGCGATGACGCCCGACCAGCTCGACGACGAGCTGGCCAAGCTGAAGAAGGAGCAGTTCAACCTGCGCTTCCAGAAGGCGACTGGCCAGCTCGAGAACACGTCCCGCGTTCGGGCCGTGCGCCGCGACATCGCCCGCATCCAGACGGCGATGCGCGCGAAGCGCACCGCCGCGACCGCGTGA
- the rpsQ gene encoding 30S ribosomal protein S17, with amino-acid sequence MPKRILQGVVVSDKTDKTVVVKVERRFTHPVLKKTVRRTKQYQAHDETNQFKVGDVVSIEESRPISKTKRWIVLGAVEAS; translated from the coding sequence ATGCCGAAGCGCATCCTGCAGGGCGTCGTCGTCAGCGACAAGACCGACAAGACGGTGGTGGTCAAGGTGGAGCGTCGCTTCACCCACCCCGTCCTGAAGAAGACCGTGCGCCGTACCAAGCAGTACCAGGCGCACGACGAGACCAACCAGTTCAAGGTCGGCGACGTCGTCTCCATCGAGGAGAGCCGTCCCATCTCCAAGACCAAGCGCTGGATCGTTCTCGGTGCGGTCGAAGCCAGCTGA
- the rplN gene encoding 50S ribosomal protein L14: MIQMQTNLDVADNSGARRVMCIKVLGGAKRKYASVGDIIVVSIKEAIPRGRVKKGDVMKAVVVRTAKDIRRPDGSVIRFDRNAAVLINNQKEPIGTRIFGPVPRELRAKNHMKIISLAPEVL; encoded by the coding sequence ATGATTCAGATGCAAACAAACCTCGACGTGGCGGACAACTCCGGCGCCCGTCGTGTCATGTGCATCAAGGTGCTCGGCGGCGCGAAGCGGAAGTATGCCTCGGTGGGCGACATCATCGTCGTCTCCATCAAGGAAGCCATCCCGCGCGGCCGCGTGAAGAAGGGTGACGTGATGAAGGCGGTCGTGGTCCGCACGGCCAAGGACATCCGTCGCCCGGACGGCTCGGTGATCCGGTTCGACCGGAACGCCGCCGTTTTGATCAACAATCAGAAGGAACCCATCGGGACCCGTATCTTCGGACCGGTTCCGCGCGAGCTCCGCGCGAAGAACCACATGAAGATCATCTCGCTGGCTCCGGAGGTTCTGTAA
- the rplX gene encoding 50S ribosomal protein L24, whose amino-acid sequence MAAKIKKGDKVVVLAGKDKGKTGEVVEVRPSDERAVVRGVNIVKRHTRQTAQTEGGIVAKEAAIHLSNLAIADPKDGKATRVGFKVLDDGRKVRVAKRSGDLIDG is encoded by the coding sequence ATGGCCGCCAAGATCAAGAAGGGCGACAAGGTCGTCGTCCTCGCGGGCAAGGACAAGGGCAAGACCGGCGAGGTCGTCGAGGTTCGTCCCTCCGACGAGCGCGCGGTCGTCCGTGGCGTCAACATCGTCAAGCGCCACACCCGCCAGACCGCCCAGACCGAGGGCGGCATCGTCGCCAAGGAAGCGGCGATCCACCTTTCGAACCTCGCGATCGCCGACCCCAAGGATGGCAAGGCCACCCGCGTCGGCTTCAAGGTTCTCGACGACGGCCGCAAGGTCCGCGTCGCCAAGCGTTCCGGAGATCTGATCGATGGCTGA